The genomic stretch TTAAAGGCTGTCCCATTAAGCTCATCCATTTTCACTGTACATGCGCTCAGCAGTATTTACACATTGCACATGGAGTACATCTGACAGAGGGAGTGTTGTCCTTCTAGTGCAGTTTACGATGGCGATACctgcctgctttttctttcGCTGCATTGGCGCAGGCATTGTGCTTATTTTGTTGTAAGTGGTTCCAGTATTTGATCAGTTCACTAGGCTGGAACTGATGGGAGGTAATTAGGTGGCTATATTTACAGCTGGAGTAAGAAACTCGCCAGTGATTGAAGACAAACTCATTGGGTGGAGGCATAGGGTCAATTCGCAGCTTGGCAAGACAGATCCCCACATATACATCCTCTAAATGTAAACGTCTGATGCTTAAGGAGACTTTAAAGATTTTTTCTGCTAAATCTCCAGAGAAAACATAACCAGTTCCGGAGCAGAATACAGGATAACGTTCACTTGGATACAAATCAGGTGGCATATACCACTTACTATCCTTGTTCCTATTAGGTGCATAACCTCTCATTAAATAACCTGTAAAATACTTGTGCCTTGGAGGAAGTTCTGGTTTCAGAAGCTTATGTATTAAATACTCAGTATTGACAAACATATCACTGTCAGTTTTCATAACATATGCAACATGTGGACAGTAAGATGCAACCCAATTCATTCCCATCAGAGTTTTAATGGTTAAATTATAGTAGGTGTCTAAGTATTCTTGTTGAATGATATCGTGGTACTGTCTGCTTTCCTCTAGTATGGTACGCTGGAGGTGTCCATTTACCTTGATGCTTAAGCCCAGCAAAAAAATACGAACTATTTGGATGCCGGGGGTGAGGCTTTCGTTACCCCATGTTTGTCGAATAGCTTGTCTAGCTTCCACCtggcctggctctgcagcaatGAGCAGTATTAGAAAAGGTGTCTTCTCCTGGCACTTCTCAGGCTCATTTATGATGTATTTGAAATGGTAGGAAGTTGAATGCCCAGTACCTTTCTTGTTGTATATACTTCCATTGGCACTGAGGGTATTTTCCAAACCAGTTACTCCTTGCAGCGACAGATCAGTGTTGTTGGAGTTGGTGACAGTCTGAGGCCTGAGCGTCTGAGGTATGGCATCCTTCCACACGTTCCTTAGAGAGCTGTGGTTTGTCTCGATTTTTGTAGATCTAAATCCTCGTATAGTGTAAGCCATGGGGTTTTCTTTGAATCCAGCCCTGCTTGGCAGCCAGTCGTGATGATTGAAGAACAGAAACATAGCAAAAAGAAATACGAGAGAGATCAGGCCAATGAGATGGGTGCGAAATAGAGACCTTTTGGTATTCCAGGTCAtctttgcaaagcagcagtgtCGTCTTCTCCACTGAAGCATGTTGTAAAAATCCAGTGATGGGATATGAGACAATGGCCAAGCTAAATGCTTTTCTGATCCTGTTTGAATCCACTGCTATTCTTTGGTATTCATCTTCTTTTGTTCCTGGTGAGTAATCGTCTGTAAATGGCTCAAGctgcaaagattaaaaaataaaatatcagagATCTTTAATTTTATACACTCATAAAAGATTACAGTGAGAACCTAGGTAGAAAATTGAGTTCAACTCCTTTGAAAAAACAGgccatgaaaataaaaccaaggtTTGATTTAGGCTGAAAGTAAACCTTGGTTATGATTTAAGTAGATTTACTagcttttgatattttttcatGGTAAAAATTTTGACAAATGTCCTGGGTACCAAagataaggggggggggggggggatgataAGATAACTGAAAAAGTTTGAAGTACACATAAATAGCTTCATGTATACTGGCTGTGAAATCCTTTACAGTGTTTGAAAAGGGCTGAATGAAAAGGCCTTGATAGCAGATGGAAGGTTTATTGACATTAATTAAAATTGATTTACCACGCAGAGGCTGGTACAGCTCACAGTTTAAAAACCCTTTCTGTAAAATGGTCATGTATTGGTGGTGGGACAGACGGCGCAAGGTTGATTATGGCAAAGTTGCGTTAGTCACAGTACACCACTTGGTGTGTTTCCACTGGCTCCGACTGTGTTCAGAAAGTCAATGAGAAGATGCACctgtcaaaattaattttcagggTCCAGTAACCTCATTGCACAGCCCTCAGATGGTAATACAGGATAACATTTTCTGTCACCTTTCAGGCACCTTTAACCTTCTACTGCacattgaaagaaaatattgaatGGAACACTTGGCTGTTGTGCCAAGCTCAGATGCAGctgaattaaaatgaaactgtaGGCAGAGATCTTGGGTAAATGCTCGTATTAACTGCAAATGAAATTGAATAGCACTAAGTTTCTGGCAGACTGTCTGACGAACGTGATTtttagtttgggtttgggtttcgGGTTTTATTTTGTCCATCTATAAATGTGTATGTAACTACCATGCTTTTGGGATCGTATGGATATTTCAAGTATTGTTACCAGCAGCTTGAACTGTAGGAGAAAGTGCCAAAGTAGCATGTGCttaattttctcttaattttttttcttttcatattcaaGAGTAGAGTCAATATGGCAGCTTCATGATGCTGCATATTAAAAGCTGATCACATCATCTTGTAAATGAACCTTTCACTGCACAGTAGCAATTCGTTTGTGATTTTcaatttgctttaatttctttctgggCCCTAGGGTTTTGTATAGGAGAAAGGATGACAGTTGAACAGGAGTCCACAGAAAATgctatttctcattaaaatgtgtaatttaTTAATTGCTTTGCTATCTTCTAAAACCAATACTAGgattaatttctgaatttaaaaagtaaGTGACATGTTATGTGGGAAATTACAGGATTTTACATTGTAAAGAAGTAATTTAAGATGAGATGG from Lathamus discolor isolate bLatDis1 chromosome 3, bLatDis1.hap1, whole genome shotgun sequence encodes the following:
- the B3GALT2 gene encoding beta-1,3-galactosyltransferase 2, which encodes MLQWRRRHCCFAKMTWNTKRSLFRTHLIGLISLVFLFAMFLFFNHHDWLPSRAGFKENPMAYTIRGFRSTKIETNHSSLRNVWKDAIPQTLRPQTVTNSNNTDLSLQGVTGLENTLSANGSIYNKKGTGHSTSYHFKYIINEPEKCQEKTPFLILLIAAEPGQVEARQAIRQTWGNESLTPGIQIVRIFLLGLSIKVNGHLQRTILEESRQYHDIIQQEYLDTYYNLTIKTLMGMNWVASYCPHVAYVMKTDSDMFVNTEYLIHKLLKPELPPRHKYFTGYLMRGYAPNRNKDSKWYMPPDLYPSERYPVFCSGTGYVFSGDLAEKIFKVSLSIRRLHLEDVYVGICLAKLRIDPMPPPNEFVFNHWRVSYSSCKYSHLITSHQFQPSELIKYWNHLQQNKHNACANAAKEKAGRYRHRKLH